Proteins from a genomic interval of Candidatus Rubidus massiliensis:
- a CDS encoding bifunctional 3-demethylubiquinone-9 3-methyltransferase/ 2-octaprenyl-6-hydroxy phenol methylase produces the protein MNNDRLKIVQQASGKNGSYRSEHSFDRKEIARAKFERLWLTDPEQFNPERNSLEKSRIDRTWELIDKYIAVKEKKCVDLGTGYGTIAKRLLSKNANVEVVDIASIPLKQFEGKVKTWQEYVPLTKLPDDNYDLVLALDLIGYIPQKEHRLFISELTRLVKLEGEIICSTSFDINTEDPLQNFAQLAETELMISHWVFSYHRLFIRIHHLLSIPSFYWNISKNRELRLEELKKRKGFSKSWLSFQSTKLVSFIWGGLAVLISPLKKYFEQNKTVLRFLEKICKAIWDDNGITHAIFLAKKRPLVFSEEEVTIERKGKKQVWE, from the coding sequence ATGAATAACGATCGGTTAAAAATTGTTCAACAAGCGTCAGGGAAAAATGGAAGTTATCGCAGTGAACATTCCTTTGATAGAAAAGAGATTGCTCGTGCCAAATTTGAACGATTGTGGCTAACTGACCCTGAACAGTTTAATCCAGAAAGAAATAGTTTAGAAAAATCAAGAATTGATAGAACTTGGGAATTGATAGATAAGTATATTGCTGTAAAAGAAAAAAAATGTGTGGATTTAGGAACGGGTTATGGAACGATTGCAAAACGGCTTTTAAGCAAGAATGCTAATGTTGAAGTAGTAGATATTGCCTCCATCCCTTTAAAACAATTTGAAGGTAAAGTCAAAACGTGGCAGGAATATGTACCTTTAACTAAATTACCAGACGATAATTATGATCTAGTTTTAGCTTTAGATTTAATTGGGTATATTCCTCAAAAAGAACATCGTTTATTTATCTCTGAATTAACCCGACTTGTCAAATTAGAAGGAGAAATTATCTGTTCTACTTCTTTTGATATCAATACCGAAGACCCACTTCAAAACTTTGCTCAACTTGCCGAAACAGAACTTATGATTTCCCATTGGGTTTTTAGTTATCATCGCTTGTTTATACGAATCCATCATCTTTTATCAATCCCCTCTTTTTACTGGAACATTAGTAAAAATCGAGAGCTTCGCTTAGAAGAGTTAAAAAAGCGAAAGGGATTTAGTAAAAGTTGGTTATCCTTTCAATCCACTAAATTGGTCAGTTTTATCTGGGGTGGCTTAGCCGTTTTAATCTCCCCTTTAAAAAAATATTTTGAGCAGAATAAAACAGTATTGAGATTTCTTGAAAAAATTTGTAAGGCTATTTGGGATGATAATGGCATTACCCACGCCATTTTTTTAGCTAAAAAAAGACCCCTTGTTTTTTCTGAAGAAGAAGTTACTATTGAAAGGAAAGGGAAAAAACAGGTATGGGAATAA
- the asnO gene encoding Asparagine synthetase [glutamine-hydrolyzing] 3, translated as MTKKQQNKKSNYSTFAGIIYPSHLHVTSAIYKMAECYKHYSFSREEFYITENIQFMIGNNRFYHCESETIIGIDGEITNTAELIYELENYGYSFTEKSYGEVVAKAYKYWKSTFISKLEGSFSIVIYDPNKKELILAKDKLGHRSLYWSMHQGYFVFATELKPFINTGIIPIQVSYEGLSSYLNLGFFPQDITPFEQINKILPSHLLTYSSKAGVKIMSYWSLSAAFKVNYNHLTGGKVLEIIENHLNEYKTFSKDEICLACNFESLVLLPYLPNISTPFFSELTLSNVLEKLPNLIWQLEEPLAFPNIVIQWINFRSNFDNSSIKYFLSGAGFKELLQLNGPNFKTSSIKTFLQKRKEQITILFTKRILKFSHLLPRNASLYLLRKQLLSAIELKINESYFIDEFPLNKASLILSKEFNKEIFIYKFHHLDRIKSVFSRSVYLNLKTKIPDLHLLFLEKLARFYNVDTLTPFLDRSIIELLISSNICDEKHAENIYKHFSKSIPDEFKTYTDQQFIGKWRNDKNYKKVCEKLLKGHLVESGLISSSWLKKQLHNIRYSFHQLWAILVLEIWFKIFVTNPLTTSLPNKSVKELLE; from the coding sequence ATGACAAAAAAACAACAAAATAAAAAAAGCAATTATTCTACATTCGCCGGAATAATTTATCCATCCCATTTGCATGTTACGTCAGCAATTTATAAAATGGCAGAATGTTATAAACATTACTCTTTTTCTCGAGAAGAATTTTATATAACAGAAAACATACAATTTATGATAGGTAATAACCGTTTCTATCACTGTGAAAGCGAAACAATTATTGGTATCGATGGAGAAATAACAAATACAGCAGAATTGATATATGAATTAGAAAATTATGGTTATTCCTTTACAGAAAAAAGCTACGGTGAAGTTGTTGCCAAAGCTTACAAATATTGGAAATCAACCTTTATTTCAAAATTAGAAGGCTCTTTTAGTATTGTTATCTATGACCCCAATAAAAAAGAGCTCATTTTAGCGAAAGACAAACTCGGTCATAGATCTCTTTATTGGTCAATGCATCAAGGCTATTTTGTATTTGCGACAGAATTAAAGCCTTTTATCAATACAGGGATTATCCCCATTCAAGTTTCTTATGAAGGGTTATCGAGTTACTTAAACCTCGGTTTTTTCCCTCAGGATATCACACCTTTTGAACAAATTAACAAAATTTTACCATCTCATCTTTTAACTTATTCCTCAAAAGCTGGTGTTAAAATTATGTCTTACTGGTCTCTTAGCGCGGCCTTTAAAGTTAATTACAATCATTTAACTGGAGGAAAAGTTTTAGAAATAATTGAAAATCATTTAAATGAATATAAAACGTTTTCAAAAGATGAAATTTGCCTTGCTTGTAACTTTGAGTCTCTTGTACTACTCCCTTATTTGCCTAATATATCAACACCCTTTTTTTCTGAATTAACTTTATCAAATGTACTTGAAAAACTTCCAAATTTAATATGGCAATTAGAAGAACCTTTGGCTTTTCCAAATATCGTTATTCAATGGATTAATTTTCGATCAAATTTTGACAATTCTTCGATAAAATATTTCCTTTCAGGAGCTGGTTTTAAAGAGCTTTTGCAATTGAATGGTCCAAATTTTAAAACTAGTTCAATAAAAACCTTTCTACAAAAAAGAAAGGAACAAATAACTATTCTATTTACTAAAAGAATATTAAAATTTAGCCATTTATTGCCACGTAATGCATCTCTTTATCTATTAAGAAAACAATTATTATCTGCCATAGAATTAAAAATTAACGAAAGTTACTTTATCGATGAATTTCCATTAAATAAAGCCTCTTTAATACTTTCTAAAGAGTTTAATAAAGAAATTTTTATTTATAAATTTCATCATTTAGATAGAATAAAAAGTGTCTTTTCCCGCTCTGTTTATCTTAACTTAAAAACAAAAATCCCCGATCTCCATTTGCTTTTTTTGGAAAAATTGGCTCGTTTTTATAATGTAGACACCTTAACGCCTTTTTTAGATAGGTCTATAATAGAATTATTAATTTCTTCTAATATTTGCGATGAAAAGCATGCTGAAAACATTTATAAGCATTTTTCCAAATCAATACCTGATGAATTTAAAACCTACACAGATCAACAATTCATTGGCAAATGGAGAAACGATAAAAACTATAAAAAAGTTTGCGAAAAATTATTGAAAGGTCATTTGGTAGAATCTGGATTAATCTCATCTTCATGGTTAAAAAAGCAACTGCACAATATTCGTTATTCTTTTCATCAATTATGGGCCATTCTAGTTCTTGAAATTTGGTTTAAAATTTTTGTTACAAACCCTTTAACAACATCTTTACCAAATAAATCCGTCAAAGAATTATTGGAATAA
- a CDS encoding CAAX amino terminal protease self-immunity — translation MDTVFEPISKFSAIALTSFLSAIAIVISSNFNFWSLPNDKIERLVSGKRVILAFIIYFFTQVLLVPGLYLLWLKWQGRPFEKDIDTLTQAWINIYALITSTAFLIFYFFTSKSTFIHRVIGKDLFKNFLFGVMSWFIIFPIVATVGQIINLIISYYFPEIYPDQVAVKYLKKILPYPTVSFWLIACITIAAPIAEELLFRGFFLNWLLQKMKRWKAIVLSGVTFSLFHFSISQGISNIELFISLSILGCFLGFLYEKKQSLLAPIGLHSAFNSISVLMITMSEVNYQLSQ, via the coding sequence ATGGATACAGTTTTTGAACCAATTTCTAAATTTTCAGCAATAGCACTTACAAGTTTTTTAAGTGCTATTGCTATTGTTATCTCTTCAAATTTCAATTTTTGGTCTTTGCCAAATGATAAAATAGAAAGATTAGTATCAGGAAAACGGGTTATTTTAGCTTTTATAATCTATTTTTTTACACAAGTTCTCTTAGTCCCAGGACTTTATTTACTTTGGTTGAAGTGGCAAGGTCGACCATTTGAGAAAGACATTGATACTCTAACGCAAGCTTGGATCAACATCTATGCTCTCATTACAAGCACAGCTTTTTTAATTTTTTATTTTTTTACTTCAAAGTCTACCTTTATTCATAGAGTAATCGGTAAAGATCTCTTCAAAAATTTTCTGTTTGGAGTAATGAGCTGGTTTATCATTTTTCCAATAGTTGCAACCGTTGGACAAATCATTAATCTCATTATTTCTTACTATTTTCCAGAAATTTATCCAGATCAAGTGGCTGTTAAATATTTAAAGAAAATTTTACCTTATCCAACAGTTTCCTTTTGGTTAATTGCATGTATAACAATTGCAGCCCCTATTGCGGAAGAGCTACTATTTAGAGGATTTTTTTTAAACTGGTTACTGCAAAAAATGAAGCGTTGGAAAGCAATTGTTCTTTCAGGTGTTACCTTTTCTTTGTTTCATTTTTCAATTTCACAAGGAATTTCAAATATAGAACTTTTTATATCCTTATCGATTTTAGGTTGTTTCTTAGGCTTTTTATATGAAAAAAAACAATCCCTTCTAGCGCCTATTGGCCTACATTCAGCTTTTAATAGCATAAGTGTATTAATGATAACGATGTCTGAGGTAAATTATCAACTTTCACAGTAA
- the stp gene encoding Serine/threonine phosphatase stp, with protein MVIRIKMPYSIISYGLSDIGLVRQKNEDYWAEIQPLHFYILADGMGGHLGGEVAAKEAVKTVVGFIQKVFAKKDFSVEEAQGIIHYAFEYANKVVYEKGCENYSLKGMGTTLCCAFFYKKSVIIASVGDSRIYRLRDNQFEQLTKDHSLLREMLDKGQLDEDQATEFLYKNIITKAIGTEVAIEPFLYSEECQVGDILLLCSDGLTDMLSNEEIQKILQQLKPELAAKKLIALAKKRGGYDNITVIVLQVQESL; from the coding sequence ATGGTCATTCGTATAAAAATGCCATATTCTATTATTTCATACGGTCTATCTGACATAGGTTTGGTACGCCAAAAAAATGAAGATTATTGGGCTGAAATTCAACCATTACATTTTTACATTTTAGCGGATGGAATGGGTGGTCATTTAGGTGGAGAGGTCGCTGCTAAAGAGGCTGTAAAAACAGTCGTTGGTTTTATCCAAAAAGTTTTTGCAAAAAAAGATTTTTCAGTCGAAGAAGCTCAAGGTATAATCCACTATGCCTTTGAATATGCCAATAAAGTTGTTTATGAGAAGGGGTGTGAAAATTATTCTTTAAAGGGAATGGGAACGACACTATGCTGCGCCTTTTTTTATAAAAAATCTGTTATAATAGCAAGTGTTGGAGATAGTCGAATATATAGATTAAGGGATAATCAATTCGAGCAACTTACAAAAGATCACTCATTGCTAAGGGAAATGTTAGACAAAGGTCAATTAGACGAGGATCAAGCCACAGAATTTTTATATAAAAATATCATCACAAAAGCTATTGGGACTGAAGTTGCCATTGAACCTTTTTTGTATAGTGAAGAGTGTCAAGTAGGGGATATTTTGCTTCTTTGTTCGGATGGATTAACAGATATGTTATCAAATGAAGAAATACAAAAGATTTTACAGCAGCTAAAACCTGAACTTGCGGCTAAAAAATTAATAGCTTTGGCAAAAAAAAGAGGAGGGTATGATAATATAACTGTTATTGTCCTACAAGTACAAGAATCTTTATGA
- the nifS_2 gene encoding Cysteine desulfurase → MKKIYFDNNATTKIDPLVAEVILAELQETPSNPSSIHQLGQKAKAKLFKARQTVANYLQVRPVEIFFNSGATEGLNTILRSVAQKKEAHIITTDLEHACLYKTFKFLEGRGSDITYLKPKEKGRVDVKDLESAIKNTTALIAISWVNSETGIKTNIEEIANWCEQNSIPLLIDGVAFLGKEKKNLPKGVTYACFSGHKIHGPQGVGFSVIRQGVKIEPLLIGGEQEGGLRAGTENVAGIMGLAKAIELIPSDVEQKISKLRDFFELELTKISSIMINGANQPRVCNVSNVAFLNEDGESLLARLDRAGVIVSLGSACASGALEPSRVLLNMGYSKDRVMSSIRFSFSRMNTLEEIQEALHLLFQILNR, encoded by the coding sequence ATGAAAAAAATTTATTTTGATAATAATGCGACAACAAAAATTGATCCACTTGTTGCAGAAGTAATCTTAGCAGAACTTCAAGAAACCCCATCTAATCCCTCAAGTATTCATCAGTTAGGCCAAAAGGCCAAAGCTAAATTGTTTAAGGCACGCCAAACCGTTGCCAACTATTTACAGGTTAGGCCAGTAGAAATATTCTTCAATTCAGGGGCGACGGAAGGATTAAATACTATTTTAAGGAGTGTGGCTCAAAAAAAAGAAGCTCATATAATCACCACAGATTTAGAGCATGCCTGTTTATATAAAACTTTTAAGTTTTTAGAAGGTCGTGGTAGCGATATAACCTATCTAAAACCAAAGGAAAAAGGAAGAGTTGACGTTAAAGATTTAGAATCCGCTATAAAAAATACCACCGCTCTTATAGCAATCAGCTGGGTTAATAGTGAAACGGGCATAAAAACTAATATTGAAGAAATTGCTAATTGGTGTGAACAAAACTCAATTCCTTTATTAATAGATGGTGTTGCATTCCTTGGAAAAGAAAAAAAAAATCTGCCAAAAGGGGTGACGTACGCTTGTTTTAGTGGCCATAAAATACATGGTCCTCAAGGGGTTGGATTTTCAGTGATTAGGCAAGGAGTAAAAATTGAACCTTTATTAATTGGTGGTGAACAAGAAGGGGGATTAAGAGCTGGTACTGAGAATGTTGCCGGGATCATGGGTCTTGCTAAAGCCATAGAACTAATTCCATCTGATGTTGAACAAAAAATTTCAAAACTAAGAGATTTTTTTGAATTAGAGCTTACCAAAATATCATCCATAATGATTAATGGAGCAAATCAGCCAAGGGTTTGTAATGTTTCAAATGTAGCTTTTTTAAATGAAGATGGGGAATCTTTATTAGCAAGACTTGATCGTGCAGGTGTAATCGTAAGCTTAGGCTCAGCTTGTGCCTCTGGTGCTTTAGAGCCATCTCGTGTTTTGTTAAATATGGGTTATTCAAAAGATAGGGTAATGTCTTCTATTCGATTTTCCTTTTCTCGGATGAACACTTTAGAGGAGATCCAAGAAGCTTTACATTTATTATTTCAAATCCTAAATCGTTAG
- a CDS encoding Ankyrin repeats (3 copies), which translates to MQALKESDFKIVQTDCYHTQTPLVNNEIVNQIALEKLIEEGKAEEITTLISLKKVTIEDSNQLYYLAYKKRQLKVLEILKSNHIKCEGKEILLKAFNNDDHETYFALLPELGQKQIALFYEASKANKVKIASIWYSKIFVNDEELAKEFITCLKDKFNPNNAILLFRYALKESQLTIEKILKLSNAPFILFEKEYQRLIKEYCQALNSKNQTKIDKLASFLMEIYCNSLKHPEVKTRSIALIVMVVLDKSKLVKLLLEDYRIDPSIWNNFAIRMAAKLGFSSIVEILLTDLRVDPTVKENFALNQAVKKGHFEIVKMLVDNEGLASVNRQEYIRKIMYDEKNPNKHMLAVREAKKHNFFNLKPLFERNCTVNPSLGKNSALRLASKYKRDEIVSFLIDWHIKNNPEMPFDTIK; encoded by the coding sequence ATGCAAGCGTTAAAAGAAAGCGACTTTAAGATAGTACAAACAGATTGCTATCACACTCAAACACCTTTAGTGAACAATGAAATCGTAAATCAAATAGCTTTGGAAAAACTTATTGAAGAGGGGAAAGCTGAAGAAATTACAACTCTAATCTCTCTTAAAAAAGTTACGATCGAAGATTCAAACCAATTGTATTATTTAGCCTACAAAAAAAGGCAACTAAAAGTCTTAGAAATATTAAAAAGTAATCACATTAAATGCGAAGGAAAAGAAATTCTTTTAAAAGCATTTAATAATGATGATCATGAAACTTACTTTGCATTGTTACCAGAACTTGGGCAAAAACAGATTGCTCTTTTTTATGAAGCCTCTAAGGCAAATAAAGTTAAAATAGCTTCTATTTGGTATTCTAAAATCTTTGTAAATGATGAAGAACTAGCTAAAGAATTTATCACTTGTTTAAAAGATAAATTTAACCCAAATAATGCAATATTGCTTTTTCGTTATGCCTTAAAAGAAAGCCAACTGACTATTGAAAAAATTCTAAAATTGTCGAATGCCCCTTTTATTCTATTCGAAAAAGAATACCAACGATTAATTAAAGAATATTGCCAAGCGCTCAATAGCAAAAATCAAACAAAAATTGACAAATTAGCTTCGTTTTTAATGGAAATTTACTGTAATAGTCTAAAACATCCTGAAGTTAAAACAAGAAGTATAGCCTTAATAGTTATGGTTGTTTTAGACAAAAGTAAGCTTGTAAAATTGTTATTAGAAGATTATCGCATAGATCCCTCAATTTGGAATAATTTTGCCATAAGAATGGCGGCAAAACTTGGGTTTAGTTCTATAGTTGAGATATTATTAACCGATCTAAGAGTTGATCCAACAGTCAAAGAGAATTTTGCTTTAAACCAAGCTGTAAAAAAAGGACATTTTGAGATTGTTAAAATGTTAGTTGATAATGAAGGATTAGCCTCAGTTAATAGGCAAGAATATATTCGCAAAATTATGTATGATGAGAAAAATCCTAATAAACATATGTTAGCTGTAAGAGAGGCAAAAAAACATAACTTTTTTAACTTGAAACCTTTATTTGAAAGAAATTGTACCGTAAATCCTTCTTTAGGAAAAAATTCAGCTCTAAGGCTAGCTAGTAAATACAAAAGAGATGAAATAGTTAGTTTTTTAATTGATTGGCATATAAAAAATAATCCAGAGATGCCTTTTGATACGATTAAATAA
- the corC gene encoding Magnesium and cobalt efflux protein CorC has product MLSNSLWWLTLNFISIIVLAFYSMIEMACVSFNKVRLQYYVSQNNKRAIWLNSLLHNSAKLFGTTLIGVNIALVIGSECAREFHMSLGIDPDFAPFTQVFLVVVFGELAPMFAARHYAENVAMLGAPIIYFSAKILSPFLWLISLMTETLNKFIKGSSGEPNIYLSREEILKILEEQEEDVVKQNESDEFNAVSTNIFSLNAKDANQIMHPLHLVKKIPSNTSVKEMRSILQRSKADYLLIYHKNPKEIIGIAFPRDLIKAADNKRVRDFARAPWFVTQHTKLMQILKQFKSNQQSIAIILDTKGNAIGIIDLYDIMEEIFGKTVKKATDTITRFPKKVLINKTFPGDMLVKEFNREYEVVLSNNEDLTLSQLVAEILGHHPSVGDSIFIEPFELTVKETFLLDVKTINITTFFG; this is encoded by the coding sequence ATGCTTTCAAATTCTCTATGGTGGTTAACCTTAAATTTCATTTCTATTATCGTACTAGCTTTTTATTCTATGATAGAAATGGCTTGCGTTTCTTTTAATAAAGTTCGCTTACAGTATTATGTAAGTCAAAACAATAAAAGAGCTATTTGGTTAAATTCTTTACTCCACAATTCTGCAAAATTATTTGGAACAACACTTATCGGGGTAAACATAGCTTTAGTGATTGGTTCTGAATGTGCTAGAGAATTTCACATGAGTTTAGGTATTGATCCAGATTTTGCTCCTTTCACCCAAGTTTTTTTAGTTGTTGTGTTTGGGGAGTTAGCTCCTATGTTTGCTGCAAGACATTATGCTGAAAATGTCGCCATGTTAGGAGCTCCAATCATTTATTTTTCTGCCAAAATATTAAGTCCATTTTTATGGCTAATCAGTTTAATGACAGAAACATTAAATAAATTCATTAAAGGATCATCCGGTGAGCCTAATATATATTTAAGTCGGGAAGAAATATTAAAAATTTTAGAGGAACAAGAAGAAGATGTTGTTAAACAAAATGAATCAGATGAGTTTAACGCTGTATCTACTAATATTTTTAGTTTAAATGCCAAAGATGCAAATCAGATTATGCATCCCTTACATCTTGTAAAAAAGATTCCTTCTAATACTTCTGTTAAGGAAATGCGATCTATTTTACAACGTTCAAAAGCCGATTACCTATTAATCTATCATAAAAATCCAAAGGAAATCATAGGGATTGCCTTTCCAAGAGATCTTATTAAAGCAGCTGACAACAAAAGAGTGCGCGATTTTGCAAGAGCTCCTTGGTTTGTAACTCAACATACAAAATTGATGCAAATCTTAAAGCAGTTTAAAAGTAACCAGCAGTCCATTGCTATCATTTTAGATACAAAAGGGAATGCTATCGGCATCATTGATTTATATGATATTATGGAAGAGATCTTTGGAAAAACAGTAAAAAAAGCAACTGATACCATTACCCGTTTTCCCAAAAAAGTCTTAATAAATAAAACCTTTCCGGGAGATATGCTTGTCAAAGAGTTTAATAGAGAATATGAAGTTGTATTATCGAATAATGAAGATCTAACTTTGTCTCAATTAGTAGCTGAAATACTTGGACATCACCCCTCGGTTGGTGATTCCATTTTTATAGAACCTTTTGAATTAACGGTGAAAGAAACTTTTTTATTAGATGTCAAAACAATAAATATAACTACCTTTTTTGGTTAA
- the tlyC_3 gene encoding Hemolysin C, with translation MLIITLTFLLFLVFSSGFFSSSETALFSLSNIKVRLYQKSSDPRKRLIAQLLSRPRDLLVTVFLLNTLVNIFVQNVTSSLFGIEASWLLKVGIPFIVLLMLGEIIPKYLGMELNEEFAYATAPTINFFQKILSPIQNLLIKITAPISRILFFYLQKEKNISKEELQHVLKKSEETGVLPKDETELVLGFLNLQNATVKEIMRPREDILYYNVEEPISKLNYLFVDQECTRIPVCKGDLENLLGIISAKEYFLHIHEIQNQKRDLLSLLEKPYFIPENAMARPLIKRFENVEAEIAIVVDEYRSISGLIAYEDLAEVVVGKITDYRDQTPIYSVAGKNEIIASGKMELTALNEHFETDLKSPNNLVTIGGWIIEYLGEIPKSGTNFEANGFIFQILAAEPNRIRRVYIRKLNNKKRKL, from the coding sequence ATGCTTATAATTACGCTAACATTTTTGCTTTTTTTAGTTTTTAGTTCTGGTTTTTTTTCTTCCTCTGAAACTGCATTATTTTCATTATCTAATATAAAAGTTAGACTTTACCAGAAAAGTAGTGACCCAAGAAAAAGATTAATAGCGCAGTTACTTTCACGACCAAGAGATCTATTAGTAACTGTATTTCTTCTCAACACTTTAGTAAATATTTTTGTACAAAACGTCACCTCTAGTCTGTTTGGTATAGAAGCTTCTTGGTTATTAAAAGTCGGTATCCCCTTCATAGTCTTGCTAATGTTAGGAGAAATAATACCTAAGTATTTAGGTATGGAATTAAATGAAGAATTTGCCTACGCAACAGCTCCAACTATAAATTTTTTTCAGAAAATATTATCACCCATTCAAAATTTGCTCATAAAAATAACGGCTCCAATTTCACGAATCCTCTTTTTTTATCTCCAAAAAGAAAAAAATATATCAAAAGAAGAACTGCAGCATGTCTTAAAAAAATCAGAAGAGACAGGAGTATTGCCAAAAGATGAAACAGAGCTTGTCTTAGGCTTTTTAAATTTGCAAAATGCTACTGTAAAAGAAATTATGAGACCAAGAGAAGATATTTTATACTATAATGTAGAAGAACCAATTTCTAAATTGAACTATTTGTTTGTAGATCAAGAGTGTACACGCATACCAGTTTGTAAAGGTGATTTAGAAAATTTATTAGGGATAATTTCTGCAAAAGAATATTTTTTACACATACATGAAATTCAAAATCAAAAAAGGGATCTTTTATCTCTTTTAGAAAAGCCTTATTTTATACCTGAAAATGCAATGGCAAGACCATTGATTAAACGCTTTGAAAATGTAGAAGCCGAAATTGCCATAGTCGTTGATGAATATCGATCAATAAGTGGCCTGATAGCCTATGAAGATTTAGCAGAAGTTGTGGTTGGAAAAATTACTGATTATAGGGATCAAACACCAATATATAGCGTAGCTGGTAAAAACGAAATAATAGCTAGTGGCAAAATGGAACTTACCGCTTTAAATGAGCATTTTGAAACAGATCTCAAAAGCCCTAATAATTTAGTGACTATTGGGGGATGGATTATCGAATATTTAGGTGAAATTCCTAAAAGTGGAACAAATTTTGAAGCAAATGGATTTATTTTCCAAATTTTAGCTGCAGAACCTAATCGAATTAGAAGAGTATATATTCGAAAATTAAATAACAAAAAAAGAAAATTGTGA
- a CDS encoding RNA pyrophosphohydrolase, protein MEKLAVIAIIEKDKQYVWVQRQDVPVWVLPGGGVDSQETPEEATIREVYEETGLVVTIEKLVAHYYPLNNLATKTYVYLCRPQSGSLSTGSETRNIGYFSLHNIPKNAFFIHIDWLKEGLEQKELINKPIYQVTYFALAKFFLKRPWWVIRFFYTRYIKPSS, encoded by the coding sequence ATGTGTGGGTTCAAAGACAAGATGTTCCTGTTTGGGTTTTACCAGGAGGAGGAGTAGACTCTCAAGAAACTCCAGAAGAAGCTACTATTAGAGAAGTTTATGAAGAAACAGGCCTTGTTGTTACAATTGAAAAATTAGTCGCGCACTACTATCCACTCAATAACCTAGCTACAAAAACCTATGTATATTTATGTAGACCACAAAGTGGATCTTTAAGCACAGGTTCTGAGACCCGAAACATAGGGTATTTTTCTCTGCACAATATTCCGAAAAATGCTTTTTTTATCCACATTGATTGGTTGAAAGAAGGTCTCGAACAAAAAGAATTGATTAACAAACCAATTTATCAAGTCACTTATTTTGCTTTAGCAAAATTTTTTCTAAAAAGACCTTGGTGGGTGATACGTTTTTTTTACACAAGATATATAAAACCTAGTAGTTAG